From the genome of Ignavibacteria bacterium:
GGCTTCTATTTTCATTACCGGCAGACCGGATTCGGAATAGTTTAAGACAGTACCGGAAACATCCATACGGTTTTTTATCGAAATTTTTATTGCGTTTGGATATTCCTTTGTCATCCTCTTAAGGAAAGGATCATCACAGTTTAGAATGACCTTTCCACCCCTGGCAGCAGTAATCTCGAGCAGAGCTTCCTTTTCTTTTCTGACTCCCTTTCTGTTAATAAGGAACTCCAGATGAGAGTCACCAATATTCGTAATGGTTGCAATGTCAGGTTGAGCGATATTCGCAGAATATCTTATTTCCCCAAAATGATTTGTTCCTGTCTCGCAGACTACAAACTTTGTCTCATACTTTGCATCAAGCAGAGTAAGTGGCACACCGATGTGATTATTGTTATTTGCCACTGTTGCAACTGTCGAGTATTTTGTCCGGAGAAGTGTAGCCACCATGTCCTTGGTGGTGGTTTTACCGTTGCTGCCCGTAATTCCTATAACGGTGGCACCAAGTTTTGATCTCCATGCTCCCGCAATACTCCCTAATGCTCCCACTGTATCGGGAGCACCGATAACGGGAGCACCAGACCGTGCCACCGGAGCATAGCGTGATTTTTTCACAACTACACATCCTGCTCCCTTATCAAGGACTTCACTTATAAAATCGTGACCGTCGAACTTCTCTCCCTTTATCGCGATAAAAAGACAACCCGGAGTAACCTTCCTTGAATCAATCACAACGGATGAAAAATGTGTATTTTCATCAATATTCGCAGATTTGAATTCACTGTTGCTTGTTTCAAGAATATCTTTTACTGTGATCATCTTGTTTTATCAGATTTGAGATAAATATTTATTTGCAATTTCGCGGTCTGAGAAATGGCTCTTGACTCCTTTAATTATTTGGTAATCCTCGTGCCCCTTGCCGGCTACCAGTATGATTGCATTTTCAGGACTTTCAGTTATCGCTCTTTTGATAGCCTCTTCACGATCGGCATATACGACAAAATTGTCCTTCTGGATGCCTGCTGTAACTTCGTTTATAATAGCAATCGGATCTTCGTCTCTGGGATTATCACTTGTGATTACCGCCTTGGTAGACATGTCTGAGGCAATTTTTCCCATTACAGGTCTCTTTGTCCTGTCGCGGTTTCCACCGCATCCCACAACTGTAAAAATCGGGGAATTTCCTGCAAGTTTATTGATGCTGATCAACACCTGCTCAAGAGCTCCGGGACTGTGTGCATAGTCAATCAAAACTTTTTTGTCCCCTTTTTGAATCAGTTCAAACCTGCCATCAACCTGTGGTGCTTCTGATATACCGGCAGCTACAAGTTCCCTGTCAAATCCAGCTTCGACCATAAGGACATAAGCAGCCGCGGCATTGTATGCATTGAACTCACCAACGAGGGAAGTTCTCAAATCGACTCTTATTCCGTTGTGAAGAAGAGTGAATGAAGTACCTGAAAAATCATAGCTGATGTTTTCGATTGTGTAACTTCCACCGGTCTTGCCGAAACCAATTTTTCTTCCTTCGGTATCTTTTGAGATAAAGCAGCCATATTCGTCATCAATATTGTAAACAGCAGGTGCTCCGCTCTTCAAACCGTCGAACAAAATCTTTTTTGCGGATGCATAATCTTCCATAGTCTCGTGAAAATCACGGTGTTCACTGGAAAGATTAGTAAAAACAGCTCCATCAAAATCGAGACCAAATGTCCTTTTAAGGTAAAGCGAGTGTGATGAAGCTTCCATCACGGCAGCGGTACAACCTTCTGCCCTCATTCTTGCAAAAAGTGCATTTAACTCCACTGATTCAGGAGTCGTCAGGTCTGTTGGAATTTTTTCATCGCCGATCATATTGGCGATGGTGCCAATCATTCCGGTTTTGTGTCCCGCTTTTTCAAGAATATGTTTAATGATAAAGGTCGTGGTAGTCTTTCCTTTCGTACCTGTTACACCGAACAAGAGGAGGTTTTTTGAAGGAAATCCATAATAGGCATTTGCGAGTTGAGCGAGTGCTTTTCTGGAGTCTTCCACAACAATCTTTGCCTGACCGCTTCTTCTGAATATTTCATCAGGAATTGAGTGCAAGTCTTCAACAATTACCGCTGCTGCGCCTTTGCTGTAGGCATCAAGGGCGTAGAGGTGACCATCGGTCTTGTATCCCTTGATTGCGACAAAGATGGAGTCTTTGGTAACCTTTGCAGAGTTATAATGAATTCCGGTGATCTCTTTCGCGAAGAAATCACCGGTTAATTGAATTACTGAAAGATGGTTTAATATTTCGTTTAATCTCATGTCAATAGATGTTTGCACCGTAAACCGGCTTTTCCTGCAGTGTCAGGTTGATTTTTAAATTTTTTCGTATTGCTGATCCGGGCTTTATACTCTGCTCAATAACTCTTCCGCTACCTGTCCAGGTGACCACAAGATCAAGTCTTTTTGCTACGGCAATCGCTTCTTTCAGGGAAACTCCCTTCAGGTCCGGCATTTCTTTTGTATCAAGCTTCCCGGCATCCACTCTTTTTATTCTTACTTCTTCTTTAATTTCTGTTTCGGGTTCCTCTGCCTCACCTTCAGGACTGATTATCTCGATATCACTCTCCTCCGGCGTGCTGTCAAGTTTCAGGTTGCCCCCAATGGACTTGTCAAGAACGAGAATCCTTTTGGCAACATTCTTAAAAACCGGAGCTGCCACTTCTCCACCTGTGATTCCGATGCTCTTGGGTGAATTCACAAGGATCAGACAGATG
Proteins encoded in this window:
- a CDS encoding UDP-N-acetylmuramoyl-tripeptide--D-alanyl-D-alanine ligase; this encodes MITVKDILETSNSEFKSANIDENTHFSSVVIDSRKVTPGCLFIAIKGEKFDGHDFISEVLDKGAGCVVVKKSRYAPVARSGAPVIGAPDTVGALGSIAGAWRSKLGATVIGITGSNGKTTTKDMVATLLRTKYSTVATVANNNNHIGVPLTLLDAKYETKFVVCETGTNHFGEIRYSANIAQPDIATITNIGDSHLEFLINRKGVRKEKEALLEITAARGGKVILNCDDPFLKRMTKEYPNAIKISIKNRMDVSGTVLNYSESGLPVMKIEAGNNSVRFELPLYGKKNCDNALMAAAIALECGMTLEEIGKAFSLVKAPKGRMNRSTLDGFDVIDDTYNANPESMKSAFEAMKKDIIHERKIAILGDMFELGENAVQMHIDLVHSIKKGRIKTIFLTGKNMKHLHSAAKAEGINSTYFASKEKMIEYLKNYEFRNSLVLVKGSRGMQMEVIVNFLKEKGN
- a CDS encoding UDP-N-acetylmuramoyl-L-alanyl-D-glutamate--2,6-diaminopimelate ligase; amino-acid sequence: MRLNEILNHLSVIQLTGDFFAKEITGIHYNSAKVTKDSIFVAIKGYKTDGHLYALDAYSKGAAAVIVEDLHSIPDEIFRRSGQAKIVVEDSRKALAQLANAYYGFPSKNLLLFGVTGTKGKTTTTFIIKHILEKAGHKTGMIGTIANMIGDEKIPTDLTTPESVELNALFARMRAEGCTAAVMEASSHSLYLKRTFGLDFDGAVFTNLSSEHRDFHETMEDYASAKKILFDGLKSGAPAVYNIDDEYGCFISKDTEGRKIGFGKTGGSYTIENISYDFSGTSFTLLHNGIRVDLRTSLVGEFNAYNAAAAYVLMVEAGFDRELVAAGISEAPQVDGRFELIQKGDKKVLIDYAHSPGALEQVLISINKLAGNSPIFTVVGCGGNRDRTKRPVMGKIASDMSTKAVITSDNPRDEDPIAIINEVTAGIQKDNFVVYADREEAIKRAITESPENAIILVAGKGHEDYQIIKGVKSHFSDREIANKYLSQI